A genomic stretch from Bradyrhizobium sp. 195 includes:
- the infB gene encoding translation initiation factor IF-2 gives MVDTKTPGDKKLSVPSKTLSLKPRVETGTVRQSFSHGRSKQVVVEKRGKRRIDGTPEPQAAEVVKPAPPAPAPAPARPAPPRVVLRTLTEEERSARASALADAKVREVEERRVAEEEAQRRAVREAAERAEREAAESRRKAEEERHRHEDEAKRKAETEAKKRFGEGGQPQSAPRPAAAAPAAPAPRPGAPAARPGTVTARPGTTTARPGTTTQRPAGGPVGRAPAVAAGPDEDDGPRQIRRGPGGAARPVVAPKPTHKPGPQKERGRLTVVTALNADEVRERSIASFRRRTQRLKGHASNEPKEKLIREVVIPEAITIQELANRMAERAVDVIRMLMKQGAMHKITDVIDADTAQLIAEELGHTVKRVAASDVEEGLFDAIDDSTDTETRSPVVTVMGHVDHGKTSLLDALRHANVVSGEAGGITQHIGAYQVVSPESGKKITFIDTPGHAAFTAMRARGAKVTDIVVLVVAADDGVMPQTIEAINHAKAARVPIIVAINKIDKPDAKPERVRTELLQHEVQVESFGGEVVDVEVSAKNKTNLDKLLEMIALQADILDLKTNSERPAEGTVIEAKLDRGRGPVATVLVQRGTLRVGDIIVAGAEMGRVRALISDQGETVQEAGPSVPVEVLGFNGPPEAGDRLAVVENEARARQVTSYRAHQKRENAAASISGMRGSLEQMMSQLKTAGRKEFPLIIKADVQGSLEAILGSLEKLGTDEVAARILHAGVGGISESDVTLAEGFNAAIIGFSVRANKEAAAAAKRNGIEIRYYNIIYDLVDDVKKAMSGLLAPTLRETMLGNAAILEIFNISKVGKVAGCRVTDGTVERGANVRLIRDNVVVHEGKLSTLKRFKDEVKEVQSGQECGMAFENYHDMRAGDVIECYRVETIQRSL, from the coding sequence ATGGTTGATACCAAGACCCCTGGCGACAAGAAGCTGAGCGTTCCGAGCAAGACGCTATCGCTCAAGCCGCGCGTCGAAACGGGCACCGTGCGCCAGAGCTTCAGCCATGGCCGCAGCAAGCAGGTCGTGGTCGAGAAGCGCGGCAAGCGCCGCATCGACGGCACGCCTGAGCCGCAGGCTGCCGAGGTGGTGAAGCCCGCACCGCCCGCGCCCGCGCCCGCTCCGGCGCGCCCTGCGCCGCCGCGCGTGGTGCTGCGCACGCTGACCGAGGAGGAACGCTCCGCCCGCGCCAGCGCGCTGGCCGATGCCAAGGTTCGCGAAGTCGAAGAGCGCCGTGTGGCCGAGGAAGAGGCGCAGCGCCGCGCTGTTCGCGAAGCCGCCGAACGCGCCGAACGCGAGGCCGCCGAATCCCGCCGCAAGGCCGAGGAAGAGCGTCACCGTCACGAGGACGAAGCCAAGCGCAAGGCCGAGACCGAAGCCAAGAAGCGTTTTGGCGAAGGCGGACAGCCGCAATCTGCGCCACGCCCCGCGGCGGCAGCCCCGGCTGCTCCTGCACCGCGCCCCGGCGCGCCGGCGGCGCGGCCTGGAACCGTGACGGCACGCCCGGGAACGACGACGGCACGCCCTGGAACCACCACGCAGCGGCCGGCCGGCGGGCCGGTGGGCCGTGCGCCCGCAGTCGCGGCCGGACCGGACGAGGACGATGGTCCGCGCCAGATCCGTCGCGGTCCCGGCGGCGCCGCGCGTCCCGTGGTCGCCCCCAAGCCCACCCACAAGCCCGGCCCGCAGAAGGAGCGCGGCCGCCTGACGGTCGTCACCGCGCTCAATGCCGATGAGGTGCGCGAGCGTTCGATCGCCTCGTTCCGCCGCCGCACCCAGCGCCTGAAGGGCCACGCCTCGAACGAGCCGAAGGAAAAGCTCATCCGCGAGGTGGTCATTCCGGAAGCGATCACGATCCAGGAGCTCGCCAACCGCATGGCCGAGCGCGCGGTCGACGTCATCCGCATGCTGATGAAGCAGGGCGCGATGCACAAGATCACCGACGTGATCGACGCCGACACTGCCCAGCTGATCGCCGAAGAGCTCGGCCACACCGTCAAGCGGGTTGCCGCGTCCGACGTTGAGGAAGGCCTGTTCGACGCCATCGACGATTCCACCGACACCGAGACACGCTCGCCTGTCGTGACCGTGATGGGCCACGTCGACCACGGCAAGACCTCGCTGCTCGACGCGCTCCGTCATGCCAACGTGGTCTCCGGCGAAGCCGGCGGCATCACCCAGCATATCGGCGCCTATCAGGTGGTGTCGCCCGAGAGCGGCAAGAAGATCACCTTCATCGACACGCCCGGCCACGCCGCGTTCACCGCGATGCGCGCCCGCGGCGCCAAGGTCACCGACATCGTCGTGCTGGTGGTCGCGGCCGATGACGGCGTGATGCCGCAGACGATCGAAGCCATCAACCACGCCAAGGCGGCGCGGGTGCCGATCATCGTTGCCATCAACAAGATCGACAAGCCCGACGCGAAGCCCGAGCGCGTGCGCACCGAGCTGCTCCAGCACGAGGTGCAGGTCGAATCGTTCGGCGGCGAAGTCGTCGACGTCGAGGTGTCCGCCAAGAACAAGACCAATCTCGACAAGCTGCTCGAGATGATCGCGCTCCAGGCCGACATTCTCGACCTCAAGACCAATTCGGAGCGTCCGGCCGAAGGCACCGTGATCGAGGCCAAGCTCGATCGCGGCCGCGGCCCGGTCGCGACCGTGCTGGTCCAGCGCGGCACGCTCCGGGTCGGCGACATCATCGTCGCAGGCGCCGAGATGGGCCGCGTCCGCGCGCTGATCTCGGATCAGGGCGAGACCGTGCAGGAAGCAGGTCCGTCGGTGCCGGTCGAAGTGCTCGGCTTCAACGGTCCGCCGGAAGCCGGCGATCGTCTCGCCGTGGTCGAGAACGAAGCCCGCGCCCGCCAGGTCACCAGCTATCGTGCGCACCAGAAGCGCGAGAACGCGGCTGCCTCGATCTCCGGCATGCGCGGCTCCCTCGAGCAGATGATGTCGCAATTGAAGACCGCGGGCCGCAAGGAATTCCCGCTGATCATCAAGGCCGACGTGCAGGGCTCGCTGGAAGCGATCCTCGGCTCGCTGGAGAAGCTCGGCACCGACGAAGTCGCAGCCCGCATTCTGCATGCCGGCGTCGGCGGCATCTCGGAATCCGACGTGACGCTGGCCGAAGGCTTCAACGCCGCGATCATCGGCTTCTCGGTTCGTGCCAACAAGGAGGCCGCTGCGGCCGCCAAGCGCAACGGCATCGAGATCCGCTACTACAACATCATCTACGATCTCGTGGACGACGTGAAGAAGGCGATGAGCGGCTTGCTCGCGCCGACCTTGCGCGAAACCATGCTGGGCAATGCCGCCATCCTGGAGATCTTCAACATCTCCAAGGTCGGCAAGGTCGCCGGCTGCCGCGTCACCGACGGCACCGTGGAACGCGGCGCCAATGTGCGCCTGATCCGCGACAACGTCGTCGTGCACGAGGGCAAGCTGTCGACGTTGAAGCGCTTCAAGGACGAAGTGAAGGAAGTCCAGTCCGGTCAGGAATGCGGCATGGCCTTCGAGAACTACCACGACA
- a CDS encoding RNA-binding protein, with amino-acid sequence MLTDTDTELDHGPRTERSATMRMCAVSRQVRPIDELIRFVISPQGDVVPDLKRKLPGRGMWLTASRGVVAEAVRRHQFNKAFKRELRIPQTLPADIEALLVRSVTEALGIAAKAGQVVAGFGKVESALGEGTVEVLIHASDGAADGIRKLDMLARQNTGNRGAKPQIPVVTALKSLELDLALTRSNVIHAALLAGPASKSFLSRSQMLVRYRMADDDKTAEKHGQDF; translated from the coding sequence ATGCTCACCGATACTGACACCGAACTCGACCATGGACCGCGGACCGAAAGGTCCGCGACCATGCGGATGTGCGCGGTCAGTCGGCAGGTCCGGCCGATCGACGAGCTGATCCGCTTCGTCATTTCGCCGCAAGGCGACGTGGTTCCAGATCTCAAGCGCAAGCTGCCCGGACGCGGCATGTGGCTCACCGCCTCCCGCGGGGTGGTTGCGGAAGCCGTGCGGCGTCACCAATTTAACAAGGCCTTCAAGCGCGAGCTGCGCATCCCTCAGACGCTTCCTGCCGACATCGAGGCGCTCTTGGTCCGGAGCGTGACGGAAGCCCTTGGGATCGCCGCCAAGGCCGGCCAGGTCGTGGCCGGCTTCGGCAAGGTCGAAAGCGCCCTTGGGGAGGGCACGGTCGAGGTCCTGATCCACGCCAGCGACGGGGCCGCGGACGGAATCCGCAAATTGGACATGCTGGCGCGTCAAAATACCGGAAATCGCGGCGCCAAGCCGCAGATTCCCGTCGTCACCGCACTGAAATCGTTAGAATTGGATTTGGCACTGACCCGGTCAAATGTGATACATGCTGCCCTGCTCGCGGGCCCGGCGAGCAAGTCATTCCTGTCACGTAGCCAGATGCTGGTCCGATACCGGATGGCGGACGATGACAAGACTGCCGAAAAGCACGGCCAGGATTTCTGA
- the nusA gene encoding transcription termination factor NusA translates to MAVSANRLELLQIADAVAREKSIDRGIVIAAMEDAIAKAARARYGSETDVHAEIDPKKGELRLSRHMLVVEKVENHSNQISLVDAQRANPGAQVGDTIADTLPPLEYGRIAAQSAKQVIVQKVREAERDRQYQEFKDRIGDIVNGVVKRVEYGSVIVDLGRGEAIIRRDEMLPREVFRNGDRVRAYIFDVRRETRGPQIFLSRTHPQFMAKLFAQEVPEIYDGIVEIKAVARDPGSRAKIGVISRDSSVDPVGACVGMRGSRVQAVVNELQGEKIDIIPWSPDIATFVVNALAPAEVSKVVIDEDRERIEVVVPDTNNQLSLAIGRRGQNVRLASQLTGWDIDILTEQEESERRQADFENSTRVFMESLNVDEVVGQLLASEGFTSVEELAMVDLKELAGIEGFDEETAQELQSRAREYLEQQEAEIEARRKELGVEDAVKDVPGVTSKMLVKFGENDIKTVDDLAGCATDDLVGWTERKEGGEQTKFPGALDGIDISRDDAEAMIMQARVKAGWITEADLAKPAEEAEATEDQPA, encoded by the coding sequence ATGGCAGTCAGCGCCAATCGACTTGAATTGCTCCAGATCGCCGACGCCGTCGCGCGCGAGAAATCGATCGATCGCGGCATCGTCATCGCGGCGATGGAGGATGCCATCGCCAAGGCCGCGCGCGCACGCTACGGCAGCGAGACTGACGTTCACGCCGAGATCGACCCGAAGAAGGGCGAGCTGCGGCTGTCGCGCCACATGCTGGTGGTGGAGAAGGTGGAAAACCACTCCAACCAGATCTCGCTGGTGGATGCGCAGCGCGCCAATCCCGGCGCCCAGGTCGGTGACACCATCGCCGACACCCTGCCGCCGCTGGAATATGGCCGTATCGCCGCGCAGTCGGCCAAGCAGGTCATCGTGCAGAAGGTGCGCGAGGCCGAGCGCGACCGGCAATATCAGGAATTCAAGGACCGCATCGGCGACATCGTCAACGGCGTCGTCAAGCGCGTCGAATATGGCAGCGTGATCGTCGATCTCGGCCGCGGCGAAGCCATCATCCGCCGCGACGAGATGCTGCCGCGCGAAGTGTTCCGCAACGGCGACCGTGTCCGCGCCTACATCTTCGACGTCCGCCGCGAGACCCGCGGTCCGCAGATCTTCCTCTCCCGCACCCATCCGCAGTTCATGGCAAAGCTGTTCGCCCAGGAAGTGCCGGAGATCTATGACGGCATCGTCGAGATCAAGGCGGTCGCCCGCGATCCGGGCTCGCGCGCGAAAATCGGCGTGATTTCCCGCGATTCCTCGGTCGATCCGGTCGGCGCCTGCGTCGGCATGCGCGGCTCGCGCGTGCAGGCCGTGGTGAACGAATTGCAGGGCGAGAAGATCGACATCATCCCCTGGTCGCCCGACATCGCGACCTTCGTGGTCAACGCGCTGGCGCCGGCCGAAGTGTCCAAGGTCGTCATCGACGAAGACCGCGAACGCATCGAGGTCGTCGTCCCTGACACCAACAACCAGCTCTCGCTGGCGATCGGCCGCCGCGGCCAGAACGTGCGTCTGGCCTCGCAGCTCACCGGCTGGGACATCGACATCCTGACCGAGCAGGAGGAATCGGAGCGCCGCCAGGCCGACTTCGAGAACTCCACCCGCGTCTTCATGGAATCGCTCAACGTCGACGAAGTGGTCGGCCAGCTGCTGGCGTCCGAAGGCTTCACCTCGGTCGAGGAGCTCGCCATGGTGGACCTCAAGGAACTCGCCGGCATCGAGGGTTTCGACGAGGAGACCGCGCAGGAGCTCCAGAGCCGTGCCCGCGAATATCTCGAGCAGCAGGAAGCGGAGATCGAGGCCAGGCGCAAGGAGCTCGGTGTCGAGGACGCCGTCAAGGACGTGCCCGGCGTCACCTCCAAGATGCTGGTGAAGTTCGGCGAGAACGACATCAAGACGGTCGACGACCTCGCGGGCTGCGCCACCGACGATCTGGTCGGCTGGACCGAGCGCAAGGAAGGCGGCGAGCAGACCAAATTCCCGGGCGCGCTCGACGGTATCGATATCTCCCGTGACGATGCCGAGGCGATGATCATGCAGGCCCGCGTCAAGGCCGGCTGGATCACCGAGGCCGATCTCGCCAAGCCCGCAGAAGAGGCTGAGGCGACCGAAGATCAGCCGGCTTAA
- the rimP gene encoding ribosome maturation factor RimP, with protein sequence MTEPNPGSTDAELLAEPRLVVEPGAAARVSAVAAPVLEGMGYRLVRIRISGEAGCTVQIMAERPDGSMQLEDCEAISRALSPVLDVADPIDRAYRLEISSPGIDRPLVRRSDFERYFGHLVKIEMAVAHEGRKRFRGRIGPVEGDRVHLHRDDVKAGDDPDVLLTMEDIGEARLVLTDELIAESMRRGKAEERQMRRDLGLEPPQAPHAKISEKTTKSTKPKKKPAPTNTKKHRLAAERARRGEIEPDEGD encoded by the coding sequence ATGACCGAACCGAACCCTGGTTCCACCGATGCCGAATTGCTGGCCGAGCCGAGGCTCGTGGTCGAGCCGGGCGCGGCGGCACGGGTGTCCGCGGTCGCAGCGCCGGTGCTCGAGGGCATGGGCTACCGCCTGGTGCGGATCCGCATATCCGGAGAGGCCGGCTGCACCGTGCAGATCATGGCCGAGCGGCCGGACGGCTCGATGCAGCTCGAGGATTGCGAGGCGATCTCGCGGGCGCTGTCGCCCGTGCTCGATGTCGCCGACCCCATCGATCGCGCCTATCGGCTGGAAATCTCCTCGCCGGGGATCGACCGGCCGCTGGTCCGTCGTTCCGATTTCGAGCGCTATTTTGGCCATCTGGTGAAGATCGAGATGGCGGTTGCCCATGAAGGGCGCAAGCGGTTCCGCGGCAGGATCGGGCCAGTCGAAGGCGATCGCGTGCATCTGCATCGCGACGACGTCAAGGCGGGCGATGATCCCGATGTGCTCCTGACGATGGAGGATATCGGCGAGGCCCGGCTGGTGCTGACCGACGAGCTGATCGCGGAATCGATGCGCCGCGGCAAGGCCGAGGAGCGCCAGATGCGCAGGGATCTCGGCCTCGAGCCGCCGCAGGCACCGCACGCCAAGATCAGCGAAAAGACCACCAAGAGCACCAAGCCGAAGAAGAAGCCGGCCCCGACCAATACCAAGAAGCATCGCCTGGCCGCCGAACGCGCGCGACGGGGCGAGATCGAGCCTGACGAAGGAGACTAG
- a CDS encoding DUF2336 domain-containing protein, with protein sequence MTVATSLIPGLDDIVKRGDPRRRGEIARAISELFFRDSANLRPELIDLFDNLLIDLVPHAELASRVDLAERFSHLSNAPPHLVNQLARENEIMVAAPVLRRSPVLDDSALVEIARLKGQGHLLAMTERPALSAEITDVLVERGDRDVVRRAAANAGAVFSPSSYSELIKRAAQDGVLTLKIGQRRDLSGEHLKELLDGTLDVIRRRLSSVVNPARQVEIKRAMAAIEEAALPPGPRRDFSGAQRTVLTLHRGGHLGESALLGFAKAHKYEESIASLSAMSGVRLSVLDRLVAGDRYDPILIIGRVLNLGWPTVRALILLWYGPHRTPADADIEAARVNFTRLMPTTAERVVNFWRNRQTI encoded by the coding sequence ATGACCGTTGCCACGTCGCTCATTCCTGGACTGGACGATATCGTCAAACGCGGCGATCCGCGGCGACGCGGCGAGATCGCGCGCGCCATCTCCGAACTGTTCTTCCGGGATTCCGCCAATCTTCGTCCCGAGCTCATCGATCTCTTCGACAATCTCCTGATTGATCTCGTCCCGCATGCCGAGCTTGCCTCGCGCGTCGATCTCGCCGAGCGCTTCTCGCATCTGAGCAACGCGCCGCCGCATCTGGTCAATCAACTCGCGCGCGAAAACGAGATCATGGTGGCGGCCCCCGTGCTGCGCCGCTCGCCCGTGCTCGATGATTCTGCTCTGGTCGAGATCGCACGGCTGAAGGGCCAGGGCCATCTGCTGGCGATGACGGAGCGGCCCGCATTGTCGGCTGAGATCACCGACGTGCTGGTCGAGCGCGGCGATCGCGACGTGGTGCGCCGCGCCGCGGCCAACGCCGGTGCGGTGTTCTCGCCGAGCAGCTATTCCGAGTTGATCAAGCGCGCGGCGCAGGACGGTGTGCTGACGCTCAAGATTGGTCAGCGCCGCGATCTTTCGGGCGAGCACCTGAAAGAGCTTCTCGACGGGACGCTCGACGTCATCCGCCGGCGCCTCTCCAGCGTGGTCAACCCCGCGCGCCAGGTCGAGATCAAGCGCGCGATGGCGGCGATCGAGGAGGCCGCGCTGCCGCCGGGACCGCGGCGCGATTTCTCAGGGGCGCAGCGCACGGTGCTCACCTTGCATCGCGGGGGCCATCTCGGCGAGAGCGCGCTGCTGGGCTTTGCCAAGGCGCACAAATACGAAGAATCGATCGCTTCGCTCTCGGCGATGTCCGGCGTCCGTCTTTCGGTTCTCGATCGCCTGGTCGCAGGCGACCGCTACGATCCGATTCTCATCATCGGTCGCGTGTTGAATCTGGGCTGGCCGACGGTGCGCGCGCTCATCCTGCTTTGGTACGGTCCGCACCGGACGCCGGCCGATGCCGACATCGAGGCCGCGCGCGTGAACTTCACGCGCCTGATGCCGACGACCGCCGAGCGCGTCGTGAATTTCTGGCGCAACCGGCAGACCATCTAG
- the trmB gene encoding tRNA (guanosine(46)-N7)-methyltransferase TrmB — protein sequence MSERKSDPDREDSERAFFGRRKGHKLRQHQAELVDHLLPHLALDIDGETPADAREIFDPAAEDVRLEIGFGGGEHLAAEAQSFATTGFIGCEPYVNGMAKILAQIEAANIGNIRLFAGDAAELLAWLPKASLSRIDLIHPDPWPKRRHWKRRFVQDRTIAAMARVLKPNGEFRFVCDIDDYCAWTLSHLARSQDFVWLAERADDFRQPWDGYTMTRYGRKAAREGRKAAYLRFRRVG from the coding sequence ATGAGCGAGCGCAAATCAGACCCCGATCGCGAGGACAGCGAGCGCGCCTTCTTCGGGCGCCGCAAGGGCCACAAGCTCAGGCAGCACCAGGCCGAGCTGGTGGATCATCTGCTGCCGCATCTTGCGCTCGACATCGATGGTGAAACGCCGGCGGACGCCCGCGAGATCTTTGACCCCGCAGCCGAAGATGTGCGGCTCGAGATCGGCTTCGGCGGCGGCGAGCATCTCGCGGCCGAGGCACAGAGCTTCGCCACGACGGGCTTCATCGGCTGCGAGCCTTATGTAAACGGCATGGCAAAGATCCTCGCACAGATCGAGGCCGCCAACATCGGCAACATCCGCCTGTTTGCGGGCGATGCCGCCGAACTGCTGGCCTGGCTGCCGAAGGCATCCCTATCCCGGATCGACCTGATCCATCCCGATCCCTGGCCGAAGCGGCGGCACTGGAAACGGCGCTTCGTCCAGGACAGGACGATCGCCGCGATGGCGCGCGTGCTGAAGCCCAACGGCGAATTCCGCTTCGTCTGCGACATCGACGATTACTGCGCCTGGACGCTGTCGCATCTTGCGCGTTCGCAGGATTTCGTCTGGCTTGCCGAACGCGCTGACGACTTCAGGCAGCCATGGGACGGCTATACCATGACGCGCTACGGCCGAAAGGCCGCCCGCGAAGGACGCAAGGCGGCTTACTTGCGGTTCAGGCGGGTTGGCTAG
- a CDS encoding M20 family metallopeptidase → MMRFKGTDASMASSNWFDSQTILDGIRRWVEVETPTEAPEQVNRLVSMVADQYRDLPVTLERIAGVDGCGDHLLARSNWGQDRPGILVLSHLDTVHPLGFIERLPFKVEGDVAFGPGIYDMKGGAYIAHHAFRALCATAERSPLGITHLFTSDEEIGSPTSRALIETEGRKAKYVLVTEPARDGGKIVTGRKGVGRFRVFIKGVPAHAGSRPEDGRSAVRELANVILALEGMNDLARGVSVNVGVVRGGTRPNVTPEEAYAEVDLRVLSLKDADEFVSEILALTSKTDGVTVEVTGGLNRPPYEKSNAGASLYEHAKTVAAEIGFELIDTHTGGGSDGNFTAAHTATLDGLGVDGKGAHTHYEQLYVSSLAPRARLLHRLYQTLR, encoded by the coding sequence ATGATGCGATTCAAAGGCACAGATGCGTCCATGGCCAGCTCCAATTGGTTCGATTCCCAAACTATTCTCGATGGCATCCGCCGCTGGGTGGAGGTCGAGACGCCGACGGAAGCGCCTGAACAGGTCAACAGGCTGGTCTCCATGGTCGCGGACCAATACCGCGATCTGCCCGTCACGCTCGAGCGCATCGCAGGCGTCGATGGCTGCGGCGATCATCTCCTGGCGCGGTCGAATTGGGGCCAGGACCGGCCGGGCATCCTGGTGCTGAGCCACCTCGATACCGTTCATCCCCTCGGATTCATCGAGCGCCTGCCGTTCAAGGTCGAAGGCGACGTCGCGTTCGGTCCGGGCATCTACGACATGAAGGGCGGTGCCTACATCGCCCATCACGCCTTTCGCGCGCTGTGCGCGACGGCCGAACGCTCGCCGCTGGGCATCACGCATTTGTTCACCTCCGACGAGGAGATCGGCAGCCCCACCTCGCGCGCCCTCATCGAGACCGAAGGGCGCAAGGCCAAATACGTGCTGGTGACGGAGCCGGCACGTGACGGCGGCAAGATCGTCACCGGCCGCAAGGGCGTCGGACGCTTCCGCGTGTTCATCAAGGGCGTGCCGGCGCATGCCGGCTCCCGGCCCGAAGACGGCCGCAGCGCCGTCCGCGAGCTCGCCAACGTCATCCTGGCGCTGGAAGGGATGAACGACCTCGCGCGCGGCGTCAGCGTCAATGTCGGTGTGGTGCGCGGCGGCACGCGCCCCAACGTCACGCCGGAAGAGGCCTATGCCGAAGTCGATCTGCGCGTGCTGAGCCTCAAGGACGCAGACGAGTTCGTCAGCGAGATCCTCGCGCTGACCTCAAAGACCGACGGCGTCACCGTCGAGGTCACGGGCGGGCTCAATCGGCCGCCTTACGAGAAGAGCAATGCAGGCGCCTCACTCTACGAGCATGCGAAAACGGTTGCCGCCGAGATCGGCTTCGAACTGATCGATACCCATACCGGCGGCGGCTCGGACGGCAATTTCACCGCCGCGCACACCGCAACGCTCGACGGACTCGGCGTCGACGGCAAGGGCGCGCACACGCATTATGAGCAGCTCTATGTCTCGTCGCTCGCGCCGCGGGCGCGGCTGCTCCATCGCCTGTACCAGACGCTGCGATGA
- a CDS encoding helix-turn-helix domain-containing protein, with the protein MSKAPNPVDKYVGSRVRMRRIMLGMSQEKLGEALGLTFQQIQKYEKGTNRVGASRIQQIAEILQVPVSFLFEGGPSGVAGPNGFAEGASPSYVSDFLATSEGLALTKAFTRITDSKMRRSIVDLVEQIAAREGPDKR; encoded by the coding sequence ATGTCGAAAGCGCCCAACCCTGTTGACAAATATGTCGGCAGTCGCGTGCGTATGCGCCGCATCATGTTGGGCATGAGCCAGGAGAAGCTCGGTGAAGCTTTGGGCCTGACTTTCCAGCAGATCCAGAAGTACGAGAAGGGCACCAACCGGGTCGGCGCGAGCCGCATCCAGCAGATCGCCGAGATTCTTCAGGTACCCGTGTCGTTCCTGTTCGAAGGCGGTCCAAGCGGTGTGGCGGGTCCGAATGGCTTCGCAGAAGGCGCCTCGCCCTCTTACGTGTCGGACTTTCTTGCGACGTCCGAAGGACTTGCCTTGACCAAGGCGTTCACGCGAATCACCGACTCGAAGATGCGCCGCTCGATCGTCGATCTCGTCGAGCAGATCGCGGCTCGCGAAGGGCCCGACAAGCGCTGA
- the lnt gene encoding apolipoprotein N-acyltransferase, whose amino-acid sequence MSPFQRLRQIALAIILAWGWKRAVIAIVAGALSVLALAPFNLFPVLFITFPVLVWLIDGTGAGRYGGVPAAALTGYWFGLGYFVPGLYWIGYAFFVDADVFAWLTPFAVLGLPAYLSIFTAIGFALARVLWTKNATRVLALAASLTVSEWLRGHALTGFPWNAFGYALSEPLPLAQTASLIGLWGMTFLTVAIFASPATLIDRTPDRRLQWRVPAAAIALLIVMSIFGAIRLSLHPTTTVSGAKLRLMQPNLQQDAKFNYAAKAEVMKKYLALSDRASGPQSTGVRDATVLIWPESAFPFFLTREADAMAQIADLLPKGTVLITGSVRAPDLPRGTPITRAYNSIYVIDHDGSVLAVYDKLHLVPFGEFLPYQSLMEKLGFEQLTRVRGGFIPGTVRHALPVPGAPPALPLICYEAIFPGEVAGRNERPGWIVNLTNDGWFGISTGPYQHLEQSRMRAIELGLPLVRSANTGVSAVIDPVGRTVASLGLGIEGILDASLPAAIPPTVYARVGDVPAAMLVALAVFLAVRRRVAKPHR is encoded by the coding sequence GTGAGTCCGTTCCAGCGACTTCGGCAGATTGCGCTTGCCATCATCCTCGCCTGGGGATGGAAGCGCGCCGTCATCGCCATCGTGGCCGGAGCACTGTCCGTGCTGGCACTGGCGCCGTTCAACCTCTTTCCGGTGCTGTTCATCACCTTCCCGGTGCTGGTCTGGCTGATCGACGGCACCGGGGCCGGGCGATATGGCGGTGTCCCGGCTGCAGCCCTGACCGGCTACTGGTTCGGGCTCGGCTATTTCGTGCCCGGCCTCTACTGGATCGGCTACGCCTTCTTCGTCGATGCCGATGTGTTCGCCTGGCTGACGCCGTTCGCCGTGCTCGGCCTGCCGGCCTATCTGTCCATCTTCACCGCCATTGGCTTTGCGCTGGCACGCGTGCTCTGGACCAAGAACGCCACGCGCGTGCTTGCGCTCGCGGCAAGCCTCACGGTCAGCGAATGGCTGCGCGGCCACGCCCTGACCGGCTTTCCCTGGAACGCGTTCGGCTATGCGCTATCCGAGCCGCTGCCGCTGGCACAGACGGCGTCGCTGATCGGCCTGTGGGGCATGACGTTCCTGACGGTTGCGATCTTCGCGAGCCCCGCGACCCTGATCGACCGTACGCCCGATCGCCGCCTGCAATGGCGCGTCCCGGCAGCCGCAATTGCGCTCTTAATCGTCATGAGCATCTTCGGAGCGATCCGCCTGTCGCTGCATCCGACCACGACGGTATCAGGCGCCAAGCTGCGCCTGATGCAGCCGAACCTGCAGCAGGATGCGAAATTCAACTACGCCGCCAAGGCGGAGGTGATGAAAAAATACCTGGCGCTGTCGGACCGCGCCTCCGGCCCGCAATCGACCGGCGTGCGTGATGCTACGGTCCTGATCTGGCCGGAATCGGCCTTTCCGTTCTTTCTAACCCGCGAAGCCGACGCGATGGCTCAGATTGCAGACCTTCTGCCGAAGGGCACGGTGCTGATCACGGGTTCGGTCCGCGCGCCCGACCTGCCGCGGGGCACCCCGATCACGCGTGCCTATAATTCGATCTACGTGATCGATCACGATGGCAGCGTGCTCGCAGTGTACGACAAGTTGCATCTGGTGCCGTTCGGCGAATTTCTTCCCTACCAGTCTTTGATGGAGAAGCTCGGTTTCGAGCAACTGACGCGTGTGCGCGGCGGTTTCATTCCCGGCACGGTGCGGCATGCGCTGCCGGTACCCGGTGCACCGCCCGCGCTGCCGCTGATCTGTTACGAAGCCATCTTTCCGGGCGAAGTGGCCGGACGCAATGAGCGTCCGGGCTGGATCGTGAACCTCACCAATGATGGTTGGTTCGGCATCTCGACCGGCCCCTATCAGCATCTGGAGCAGTCGCGGATGCGCGCGATCGAACTCGGATTGCCGCTGGTTCGCTCCGCCAATACCGGCGTCTCTGCAGTGATCGATCCGGTGGGCCGCACCGTCGCCAGCCTCGGTCTTGGAATCGAAGGCATTTTGGATGCAAGCCTGCCCGCCGCGATCCCGCCGACCGTCTACGCGCGGGTGGGCGACGTGCCCGCCGCCATGCTCGTCGCGCTAGCCGTGTTTCTGGCCGTCCGGCGGCGTGTCGCCAAGCCGCATCGCTGA